CACCAGTGGAATGCCGTTCACGAACAGCACCAGGTCCGGAATGATGAACCCCTTGCCGCCCACCGCCCAGGGCGGATCGACGCGGAACTGATTGATGACCAGAAAGTCGTTGCGTTCTGGATGATCGAAGTTGATGAACTTCACGGAACGCTCACGATTGCCGACATCATCCGCCGGGGCTTCCACCGAGGTGCCCTTGAGCAGCAGCTCGGTGGCGAACTGGTTGGCCTCCATCAACCTGGGAGCGCCCAGCCGTTCCAGCGCGCCGAGGGCCTGGTTGGCGCGGCCGTCATCCAGCCAGGGCCGCCCCTCATCGTCCAGATTGATGCGCTTGAGTGCCGCGCGCAGGCGGTCGCGCAGCAGCACCTCGCGGAAACTTTCGCGCTCCGTGAGATACGGCACATCGATGTCACCCGGCAGATGCTGCCAGCCCATGCCCTTGAGCTGTTCGATCAGCGGCCGTTCGACCTGTTGTTCTTCGTTCAGTGCCGCCACGGTGAGCTACCTTTTCTGGTCCGCGAGCAGGTTCATCACCAGCCGCACCATCAGGTCCTTGGCCTTGGGGTCACTCTCGGCGATCAGCAGGGTCAGTGCCGTCAGGCCGTTCTCATCCAGCGGCAAGCGCATCCCCTCCTGGCGTAGATAGAGCAGGAACAGGAAGGCCCCGGAGCGCTTGTTGCCATCCGAGAAGGGATGGTTCTTGATGACGAAATAGAGCAGATGCGCGGCGCGTTCCTCGCGGGTCTTGTACAGCGGCTCGCCGAACATGGTCTGCTCGATATTGCCCAGAATGGCCGCCAAGCCATCGCCACGCTCCCGTGCGAACAGCTCGCTGGCCTCGCCCCGGCTGCGCAGCTCCTCGGCCAGGGCATCCAGCGCGCGGCGGGCCTCGTCATAGCCCAGCACGCCCCGCGCGGGCCTGGCACCGGGGGGCAGTTCCAGCCTGTCCTCGTCGTAATCCAGCAGCAGCCGCCAGGTCCTGGCGTAACTCAGGATCAGGCCCACCACCTCTCGGCCAACGTCGGTCACCAGTTCCTGTTTCGTCAGGGTTTTGCCCAACAGCTCGACGGCCTGCGTCAGCTCCTCCAGCCCTCGTTGGGCCAGCCGGTGTTCGTTGATGCTGTAGCCCTGGGTCAGGTGTTCGCGCAGTACGCGGGTTGCCCATTGGCGGAAGCGTACGCCTTGCTGGGATTTGACCCGATAACCAACCGAAATAATCACGTCCAGGTTGTAATAGCGGGTCTTGTAACGTTTGCCGTCGGCGGCAGTTGTCAAGGATTCCTTGACAACTGAATCCTCCTCCAGCTCACCTTCCTTGAAGATGTTGCGGATATGCAAGCTTATGTTTTGCTTGGTTTTTTCTAACAGCTCGGCCATCTGCGCCTGGGTCAGCCAGACCGTCTCCGCCTCCAGCCGGACTTCGATGGGCTGATCGGCCTGGTCGAAAATCACGATTTCGTTCATAGCTGGATCTCCTTATCCATCCGTGACAACCTCCTTGTCAGCCATTTCGGCCTCGATCTCCTTCTCCAGCGCCGCCGCATCCACCTCCCACAGTTCCACCGGGCGCTTCTTGATGCCGATACCGTGCTCGATGAGCAGATCAAGCAGCCTTTCACCGTCAATCAGCGTGATGGGGGCGGCACCGGGAAACAGGGCGGCCTCGGTCGCGCCCTTGCTGATTTTGCCCAGCGTGATGAGGGTGCCGCGAATGGCCTGGTGGTAGGGCAGCGAGCCCCGAAGCTGGTCGATGGTCTGGCGCGGTATGCTCGCCTTGCTGTGGCGCTTGACCTGCACCACTTCCCGCACGGTGGTGATGCCAAATTGCACCGTCGCCACCACATCCACGCCTTTGTCACCCGACTGTTTGGTGACGGTCACGTCCTCGTAGCCCATCGCCTCCATCAGGTCACCGATCAGGTGCTCGAAATGATACGGCTGCATGGCAGCCAGCAGTTCCCGCAACGCTTCGCGTTGCCGGGCATTGTGTTCGTTCACCGCTCGCAGCACGGAAAGCCTGGGATCTTCACCTTCGGGCAGGCTCTTCTCGGCGTATTCCAGGCCCACTTCGGTAATGGTGTAGCGGTTACCTTCGCGTGCCACCAAACCGCGCTCCACCAAGTTGGCCAGTCGGCGGCTCAGGGTATCCTTGAAGGTGCTCGGTGTGGTGAATTTCGAATGCTCTTGCAGGTACTCGGCCCACTCCGGCAACAGATCGCCGCGCTTGGCCTGGGTCTTGGTGGCCAAGATGTTCAGCAGCTTCAACAAACCCTCGGTCTCGTCCAGCGCCTGTACCGTGGCAGGGTCCTCGTCGAGAAATCCCTTGCCCCGCTCGGAAAGCCGATAGATACCTTGCGCATCGGGGACCAGCAGGTCATAGGTATTTATGAATAGATAGGTGCCATAGATATGGCGCGGATTAACCACATGCCCGCTCTGCTGCCAGATCTTCGCGGCCAATGCCGCATTCTCGCCCGACAAGCGTTCCGCAATCCACTTGTCCGGCTCCGACCAGTCCACCGGGTTCTGCGGTGTACCTGTCTGCTGCCAAATGGATTGAATTAGATGTGTCACATCGCTCTTTGCAACCCCTTCGAGGGTCTGCATGGTGGCCCGCACCCAAGAATAAGGTGGGAATAGTGGGGTGCGGACTCTGTAGTTCTTGTTGGTCATTTGCGTTCCTCGTCGCCATCATCCTTATTGGCCTTCAATCAGGCCACTGATCGTCCGCAACCACCCTTCCACCTCACCGTTTGGATCTCTGTCGCGAATCCTTTCAGCGGTCATCCTCGGAAAAGCCCTTTCAGCCAATTGAAGTTTCGCTTTATTAGGACTCATAGGGTTCGGGTGTCC
The sequence above is a segment of the endosymbiont of unidentified scaly snail isolate Monju genome. Coding sequences within it:
- the rhuM gene encoding virulence protein RhuM/Fic/DOC family protein, giving the protein MNEIVIFDQADQPIEVRLEAETVWLTQAQMAELLEKTKQNISLHIRNIFKEGELEEDSVVKESLTTAADGKRYKTRYYNLDVIISVGYRVKSQQGVRFRQWATRVLREHLTQGYSINEHRLAQRGLEELTQAVELLGKTLTKQELVTDVGREVVGLILSYARTWRLLLDYDEDRLELPPGARPARGVLGYDEARRALDALAEELRSRGEASELFARERGDGLAAILGNIEQTMFGEPLYKTREERAAHLLYFVIKNHPFSDGNKRSGAFLFLLYLRQEGMRLPLDENGLTALTLLIAESDPKAKDLMVRLVMNLLADQKR
- a CDS encoding restriction endonuclease, translating into MQTLEGVAKSDVTHLIQSIWQQTGTPQNPVDWSEPDKWIAERLSGENAALAAKIWQQSGHVVNPRHIYGTYLFINTYDLLVPDAQGIYRLSERGKGFLDEDPATVQALDETEGLLKLLNILATKTQAKRGDLLPEWAEYLQEHSKFTTPSTFKDTLSRRLANLVERGLVAREGNRYTITEVGLEYAEKSLPEGEDPRLSVLRAVNEHNARQREALRELLAAMQPYHFEHLIGDLMEAMGYEDVTVTKQSGDKGVDVVATVQFGITTVREVVQVKRHSKASIPRQTIDQLRGSLPYHQAIRGTLITLGKISKGATEAALFPGAAPITLIDGERLLDLLIEHGIGIKKRPVELWEVDAAALEKEIEAEMADKEVVTDG